Proteins co-encoded in one Zymomonas mobilis subsp. mobilis ATCC 10988 genomic window:
- a CDS encoding NupC/NupG family nucleoside CNT transporter — protein sequence MMGALCLILVAFGLSSNRRKIKMRQVFGAFLTQIILAILILYVPFGQNMMAAIARFVNNFIGYASAGSAFLFGPLATSPLGHNFAMQALPVLIFFSSLISIFYHLGLMQFLVRWIGGAIEKLTQIGRIEAINCATNIFVGQSESPLVVGPYLAELPPERLFTIMVTGMSGIAGTLLAAYAQMGIRLDYLLTANLMAAPAGIMMAKMMMPDLSDAGDFEEKIAPHQKKSANIIMAAAEGAQQGVKLAVAVGAMVMAFVALMAMANGICQMVGGWFGWPDVTFQSLIGTAFRPVMWLMGVPWAESGVAGSLMGEKVILNEFIAYIHFGQITSDLSPHSMAIVTFALCGFANISSIAIQMAVIGGIVPQQRPVIARLGGRALVAAILANLMSATLAGLLVS from the coding sequence GCATTTTTAACGCAGATTATCCTTGCTATTCTTATCCTTTATGTCCCTTTCGGGCAAAATATGATGGCGGCGATTGCCCGCTTTGTGAATAATTTTATCGGATATGCGTCAGCCGGTTCGGCTTTCCTTTTTGGCCCTTTGGCGACATCGCCTTTGGGCCATAATTTTGCGATGCAGGCTTTGCCGGTTTTGATCTTTTTTTCTTCTCTGATTTCTATTTTTTATCATCTTGGCTTGATGCAGTTTTTGGTGCGTTGGATCGGGGGGGCGATTGAGAAATTGACCCAGATCGGGCGGATTGAAGCCATCAATTGCGCAACCAATATTTTCGTTGGACAAAGTGAATCCCCCTTGGTCGTGGGACCCTATTTGGCTGAATTGCCGCCCGAAAGGCTTTTCACCATTATGGTAACGGGGATGAGTGGCATTGCCGGCACGTTATTGGCCGCTTATGCCCAGATGGGTATTCGGTTGGATTATCTGTTAACGGCGAATTTGATGGCAGCGCCCGCCGGTATCATGATGGCCAAAATGATGATGCCCGATTTGAGCGATGCCGGTGATTTTGAAGAAAAAATTGCACCTCATCAGAAAAAATCAGCCAATATTATTATGGCCGCCGCCGAAGGCGCCCAACAAGGGGTCAAGCTGGCTGTGGCTGTTGGGGCAATGGTCATGGCCTTTGTTGCCTTGATGGCTATGGCAAATGGAATCTGCCAGATGGTTGGAGGCTGGTTTGGTTGGCCGGATGTGACCTTTCAAAGTTTGATCGGCACGGCTTTCCGCCCTGTTATGTGGTTGATGGGGGTGCCTTGGGCAGAGTCAGGCGTTGCTGGTAGTCTGATGGGTGAAAAAGTTATTCTGAACGAGTTTATTGCCTATATCCATTTTGGCCAAATAACGTCCGATTTGTCTCCTCATAGCATGGCTATTGTGACTTTTGCGCTGTGTGGTTTTGCTAATATTTCATCGATTGCCATTCAAATGGCCGTGATAGGCGGGATCGTGCCGCAGCAACGGCCTGTAATTGCCCGATTGGGTGGACGAGCATTAGTCGCCGCCATTCTTGCCAATTTAATGAGTGCGACCTTAGCCGGTTTATTGGTGTCCTGA